One window from the genome of Entelurus aequoreus isolate RoL-2023_Sb linkage group LG04, RoL_Eaeq_v1.1, whole genome shotgun sequence encodes:
- the LOC133648693 gene encoding protein arginine methyltransferase NDUFAF7, mitochondrial-like, translating to MMLLRAAKTHHLSTLIHSVSPAAAAPRRLQYTSSPEDKNGPSMLRHLISKIKATGPISVSEYMREALTNPVTGYYVRNNMLGAEGDFITSPEISQIFGELLAVWVISEWMGAGRPNQLQLVELGPGKGSLASDVLRVLGQLQSVLGGASVSLHLVEVSPALSRLQAQSLTGTRSQEADSEDDPVYRQGRTDGGVQVSWYRCLEDVPRGFSIFLAHEFFDALPIHKFQRTKRGWREVMVDIDPDNPGQLRFVVAPSPTLASTTLVQADERRDHVEVCAEGGVIIQRLARRVAEEGGAALIGDYGHDGTKTDTFRGFKGHQLHQVLTTPGSADLTADVDFSYLRRVVGGGVACLGPVSQRTFLKNMGIDTRMQVLLRNCSDLTTRQQLISSYDMLTHPAKMGERFQFFGLLHLSRFAKPKTATGLKLEKKSPAQLPVAGFTDMSFS from the exons ATGATGCTTCTTCGTGCTGCCAAGACACATCATTTGTCCACTTTGATTCATTCTGTCAGTCCAGCGGCAGCAG CGCCACGCAGACTTCAGTATACATCTTCTCCAGAGGACAAGAATGGACCATCCATGCTGCGACACCTGATTTCCAAAATTAAAGCCACCGGTCCAATTTCTGTTTCTGAGTACATGAGGGAGGCGCTCACCAACCCAGTGACG GGTTACTACGTGAGGAACAACATGCTGGGAGCTGAAGGAGACTTCATCACGTCACCTGAGATCAGCCAAATCTTTGGAGAG TTGCTGGCCGTGTGGGTCATCAGCGAGTGGATGGGGGCGGGGCGACCTAATCAGCTGCAGCTGGTTGAGCTCGGACCTGGAAAAGGATCTTTGGCCAGCGACGTTCTTCGA GTTCTGGGTCAGCTCCAGTCAGTGCTGGGCGGGGCTTCGGTGTCGCTCCACCTGGTGGAAGTGAGTCCTGCTTTGAGTCGCCTCCAGGCCCAAAGTCTCACTGGGACCAGGAGCCAGGAGGCAGACAGCGAGGATGACCCTGTTTACCGCCAAGGCCGAACAGACGGCGGCGTGCAGGTGTCTTGGTACCGCTGCTTAGAGGACGTCCCCCGTG GCTTTAGCATCTTTCTGGCTCACGAGTTCTTTGACGCTCTTCCCATTCACAAGTTTCAG CGCACCAAGAGAGGCTGGAGAGAAGTGATGGTAGACATCGACCCGGACAACCCAGGTCAGCTGAGGTTTGTGGTGGCGCCGTCGCCCACGTTGGCGTCAACCACGTTGGTGCAG GCGGATGAAAGGCGGGATCATGTGGAGGTGTGTGCAGAGGGCGGAGTCATCATTCAGCGGCTGGCCCGTCGGGTGGCGGAAGAGGGTGGGGCTGCACTGATCGGCGACTACGGCCACGATGGGACCAAGACAGACACGTTCCGA GGGTTTAAAGGTCACCAACTCCATCAGGTCCTGACAACTCCGGGCTCGGCCGACCTCACCGCCGACGTGGACTTCAGCTACTTGCGCCGTGTGGTgggaggaggcgtggcctgcctGGGACCTGTCAGTCAAAGGACGTTCCTGAAGAACATGGGCATCGACACGCGCATGCAG GTTCTGCTGAGGAACTGCAGCGACTTGACCACCAGGCAGCAACTGATCAGCAGCTATGACATGCTGACCCACCCCGCCAAGATGGGCGAGCGCTTCCAGTTCTTTGGCCTGCTGCACCTTAGCCGCTTTGCCAAACCCAAGACGGCCACCGGGCTCAAGTTGGAGAAAAAGAGCCCGGCTCAGCTTCCTGTTGCTGGATTCACTGACATGAGCTTCTCTTGA